The Bacillota bacterium genome has a window encoding:
- a CDS encoding single-stranded DNA-binding protein, whose translation MGSANLVCIMGSLCKEPNLRITPSGHHVCDLLVAVNRKSGVADYLPVIVWDEDAVACERSLKTSSLVHVLGRLSSRNYEKPGGSRHVAIEVISSKITFLSAARAGGHKNANMILLMGNLCREPSLRATSAGKMISDLIVAVDRKTGGTDYLPVICWNKDAESCGQHLYTGALVHVKGILTSRNYERADGSRHVAIEVSAQEIEFLGGAARREGRDPRDTDLQDRTRGEMASRA comes from the coding sequence ATGGGTTCCGCTAATCTCGTGTGCATAATGGGCTCCCTGTGCAAGGAGCCTAATCTCAGGATCACTCCCAGCGGCCATCACGTGTGCGACCTGCTGGTTGCCGTCAACCGGAAGAGCGGAGTCGCTGACTACCTCCCGGTTATCGTCTGGGACGAAGACGCTGTGGCCTGCGAGCGTTCCCTCAAGACCAGCTCGTTGGTTCACGTCCTAGGGCGGCTGTCATCCCGAAACTACGAGAAGCCCGGCGGCTCTCGCCACGTTGCCATAGAAGTCATCTCGTCAAAGATTACGTTCCTCAGCGCCGCGCGGGCCGGTGGTCACAAGAATGCCAATATGATATTGCTCATGGGAAACCTTTGCCGCGAGCCAAGTCTCCGGGCCACCTCCGCGGGAAAGATGATCTCAGACCTCATCGTTGCCGTGGACAGGAAGACAGGGGGCACGGACTACCTGCCGGTCATTTGCTGGAACAAGGACGCCGAATCCTGCGGCCAGCACCTTTACACTGGTGCCCTGGTGCATGTCAAGGGCATCTTGACCTCCAGGAACTACGAGAGGGCTGACGGTTCCAGGCACGTGGCGATAGAGGTCTCTGCGCAGGAGATCGAGTTCCTGGGGGGGGCTGCCAGGCGGGAGGGGAGAGATCCCCGGGACACGGACCTCCAGGATAGAACCCGGGGAGAGATGGCCTCTAGAGCCTAG
- a CDS encoding prepilin peptidase: MTQALFGLDPATELFIPLVLLLGLAWGSFCNVLAARLPIGQGICGRSQCPHCRHMLSWRDLAPVASYLALRGRCRYCHRPISARYVVVEVTCALLFLLAYVHAGRDPVAFAVMAFYLSLSLVVFFTDLEHAVIPNALVAPGVLVALASAAFRLNPSGPSLALSVLGGILGGGVFMIIYWLTRGTGMGMGDVKLAFFMGLALGPLGLLLAILVGSLSGLLLAGFVMWRFRRELASLGSVPMHMDQEEEPEITDRVWGMMIINGRPAVPFGSFLSLGFAATLVFLEALFLAWFA; this comes from the coding sequence ATGACGCAGGCGCTCTTCGGGCTAGATCCCGCCACGGAGTTGTTCATACCCCTTGTGCTCCTCCTGGGCCTTGCGTGGGGGAGCTTCTGCAATGTGCTGGCAGCCAGGCTACCCATAGGGCAAGGCATATGCGGCCGCAGCCAGTGTCCCCACTGCCGCCATATGCTGTCTTGGCGGGACCTGGCCCCAGTCGCCAGCTACCTGGCCCTGAGGGGACGCTGCAGGTACTGTCACAGGCCCATATCCGCCCGCTACGTGGTGGTTGAAGTCACCTGCGCCCTTCTCTTTCTCCTGGCCTATGTCCATGCGGGACGAGACCCCGTTGCCTTTGCCGTCATGGCCTTCTACCTCAGCCTGTCACTGGTGGTATTCTTCACTGACCTGGAGCACGCCGTGATCCCTAACGCCCTGGTAGCCCCCGGGGTCCTGGTCGCACTGGCCTCCGCTGCATTCCGGCTCAACCCTTCCGGGCCCAGCCTGGCCTTGAGTGTCCTCGGGGGCATCCTGGGGGGCGGTGTCTTCATGATCATCTACTGGCTCACCCGGGGCACAGGAATGGGAATGGGGGACGTGAAGCTTGCCTTCTTCATGGGCTTAGCCCTGGGCCCCCTGGGCCTTCTCCTAGCCATACTTGTGGGTTCCCTCTCGGGGCTTCTCCTGGCAGGGTTCGTAATGTGGAGGTTCAGGAGGGAGCTTGCGTCCCTGGGGAGCGTGCCCATGCACATGGACCAGGAGGAGGAACCGGAAATCACGGACAGGGTCTGGGGCATGATGATCATAAATGGCAGGCCTGCGGTACCCTTTGGCTCCTTCCTCTCCCTGGGCTTCGCGGCAACCCTAGTGTTCCTTGAAGCCCTCTTTCTAGCCTGGTTCGCCTAG
- a CDS encoding RDD family protein, whose protein sequence is MLDFPKASLGKRVVAAIIDGLIAGCVSLVPVVGGVAGFAYVLLKDGFLDGASPGKKAMGLRVVEVGSGARAAYGESIRRNLIFAIPNLITIIPLIGAIIAPILALLVYLLELYIAWRDPRGRRYGDHIASTQVVPASA, encoded by the coding sequence ATGCTGGATTTCCCCAAGGCAAGCTTGGGAAAAAGGGTAGTGGCGGCCATAATTGACGGGCTCATTGCTGGATGTGTCAGTCTTGTCCCGGTGGTGGGAGGTGTGGCGGGTTTCGCCTACGTGCTCCTCAAGGACGGGTTCCTGGACGGGGCGAGCCCGGGCAAGAAGGCTATGGGTCTGAGAGTGGTGGAGGTTGGTTCCGGTGCTAGGGCTGCCTACGGAGAATCCATCAGGCGAAACCTGATCTTTGCCATTCCCAACCTCATTACCATCATTCCCTTAATAGGCGCGATAATCGCCCCGATCCTGGCACTCCTAGTCTACCTCCTGGAACTCTATATCGCCTGGAGGGACCCCCGGGGTCGCAGGTACGGAGACCACATCGCCAGCACTCAGGTTGTGCCGGCTAGTGCCTGA
- a CDS encoding ABC transporter ATP-binding protein, whose protein sequence is MQVLGINGVTRYFGGLPAVRDVSFSVGANEIVGLIGPNGAGKTTLLNCVSGIHKPTAGSIRMMDREITRLKPHQVCRAGIGRTFQIPRPFHRMTVEENVRVAQGSSRKPPSRYMELVGLVPYKATWADRLTFHQRRKLEVARALAVEPRLLLLDEVMAGLNPTETEEMVGLVRTVREETGVSILWVEHVMRAVMECADRLVVLHQGQKLTEGAPADIARDERVIEVYLGERYHFKDEITC, encoded by the coding sequence GTGCAGGTTCTTGGCATCAACGGTGTCACCAGGTACTTTGGAGGGCTCCCCGCTGTCAGGGACGTGAGCTTCTCAGTGGGCGCCAACGAGATCGTGGGCCTCATAGGGCCAAACGGCGCTGGGAAGACAACCCTTCTGAACTGCGTGTCGGGGATCCACAAACCCACCGCTGGCTCCATCCGCATGATGGACCGGGAGATAACCAGGCTCAAGCCCCACCAGGTCTGCCGGGCGGGTATTGGCAGGACCTTTCAGATCCCCAGGCCCTTCCACCGCATGACGGTAGAGGAGAATGTCCGGGTGGCCCAGGGTTCGAGCCGGAAGCCCCCAAGCCGCTACATGGAGTTGGTGGGTCTTGTTCCATACAAGGCCACTTGGGCGGACAGGCTCACCTTCCACCAGCGGCGCAAGCTGGAGGTGGCCAGGGCCCTGGCGGTTGAACCACGCCTGCTCTTGCTGGACGAGGTAATGGCAGGCCTGAACCCAACGGAGACCGAGGAGATGGTGGGACTTGTTCGCACGGTCAGGGAGGAGACAGGGGTCTCCATCCTCTGGGTGGAGCACGTGATGAGGGCAGTGATGGAGTGTGCGGACCGCTTGGTTGTCCTCCACCAGGGCCAGAAGCTCACGGAAGGGGCGCCCGCAGACATCGCCAGGGACGAGCGAGTGATCGAGGTGTACCTGGGGGAGAGATATCACTTCAAGGATGAGATCACATGCTGA
- a CDS encoding ABC transporter ATP-binding protein, whose translation MLKVDSLDVAYDGLQALYSVSMEVQEGEFLALVGSNGAGKSTLLNAVAGMLRPIAGGIYLDGQRIDGLSPHRIVDMGISLIPEGKWVFPQMNVLENLLMGAYPSKARAGTHERLEEVFHYFPRLKERQKQQAQTLSGGELQMLVIGRALMARPRLLILDEPSLGLAPRLVLEIFQILRCLHRESGISVILAEQNVYRALQMAGRGLVLENGRVVMDGPASSILEDESIVRKYLGM comes from the coding sequence ATGCTGAAGGTTGATTCCCTTGACGTAGCCTACGACGGCCTCCAGGCGCTGTACTCCGTCTCCATGGAGGTGCAGGAGGGGGAGTTCCTTGCCCTGGTGGGGAGTAATGGGGCGGGCAAGTCCACGCTCCTGAACGCGGTGGCGGGCATGCTCCGTCCAATCGCAGGGGGCATCTACCTGGACGGCCAGCGCATTGACGGGCTTTCCCCCCACCGCATCGTCGATATGGGAATCTCTCTCATCCCAGAGGGGAAGTGGGTGTTCCCGCAGATGAATGTGTTGGAGAACCTGCTCATGGGAGCCTACCCCTCTAAGGCCAGGGCTGGGACGCACGAGAGGCTGGAGGAGGTGTTCCATTACTTCCCCAGGCTCAAGGAAAGGCAGAAGCAACAGGCCCAGACCCTCAGCGGAGGGGAGCTCCAGATGCTTGTGATCGGGCGTGCCCTCATGGCCAGGCCCCGCTTGCTCATCCTGGATGAACCCTCTCTCGGCCTGGCCCCCAGGCTGGTGCTGGAGATATTCCAGATCCTCCGCTGCCTGCACCGAGAGAGCGGGATCAGTGTCATCCTGGCAGAGCAGAACGTCTACCGTGCCCTCCAGATGGCCGGAAGGGGCCTGGTCCTGGAGAACGGCAGGGTGGTGATGGACGGGCCTGCCAGCTCCATCCTGGAGGATGAGTCGATAGTTCGCAAGTACCTGGGCATGTAA
- a CDS encoding ABC transporter substrate-binding protein, translating into MTRKKNWRLGLVSIMVVFLVGSLLAGCGGAPQPADPADEEPKAPIKIGVSTPLSPPADYKAGEINLNTVKLAVKHINDAGGVLGRTVEIVEGDDQGDTAAGVSLVQKMVNEDKVSAIVGVWHGSVALAQATAATDLEVPIMMHYSWPDEITAMHSDYVFRTSPYNSQIALLLMPFIKSQGYKTVAVMAEDSAYGIGFADGMVAAAEGSGVEVIKRVFPAQSVDLTPQLLELKAMSPKPDLLIVAAVYQPMYLIPKQALEVGLAPECDVMAGWDYPGWSPEWWETVGEAGIGVMYPTFQSKELALTTLGETFKASFNEAYGHEPPIYAYFLYDQVMMLAEAMETAGTDEPKAVAAALKDITFEGTTGTVTFESVDEPGSPIWNQWLGHQIFIIQFTAEGQTQDEASIAYKSK; encoded by the coding sequence TTGACACGCAAGAAGAACTGGCGTCTTGGCCTGGTTTCCATTATGGTGGTTTTCTTGGTTGGTTCGCTCCTGGCCGGATGCGGGGGCGCGCCCCAGCCGGCGGATCCGGCGGATGAGGAGCCCAAGGCTCCCATCAAGATAGGTGTATCCACCCCGTTGTCTCCCCCGGCTGACTACAAGGCAGGGGAGATCAACCTGAACACCGTAAAACTCGCAGTGAAACATATCAATGATGCCGGCGGGGTCCTGGGCCGTACCGTTGAGATCGTGGAGGGTGACGACCAGGGAGACACCGCTGCTGGTGTCAGTCTCGTCCAGAAAATGGTGAATGAGGACAAGGTCAGCGCCATCGTGGGGGTGTGGCACGGGTCCGTGGCACTGGCCCAGGCCACGGCTGCCACGGACCTGGAAGTGCCAATAATGATGCACTATAGCTGGCCCGACGAGATTACCGCCATGCACTCGGACTACGTGTTCCGCACCAGCCCCTACAACTCTCAGATCGCCCTTCTCCTGATGCCCTTCATCAAGAGCCAGGGCTACAAGACCGTTGCGGTAATGGCTGAGGACAGTGCCTATGGCATCGGCTTCGCCGACGGCATGGTAGCGGCGGCCGAAGGGTCAGGTGTTGAAGTGATAAAGAGGGTCTTCCCCGCGCAGTCGGTGGACCTGACACCCCAGCTCCTGGAACTCAAGGCCATGAGTCCCAAGCCTGACCTCCTGATCGTGGCCGCTGTCTACCAGCCCATGTACCTCATTCCCAAGCAGGCTTTGGAGGTTGGGCTGGCGCCTGAGTGTGACGTCATGGCTGGCTGGGACTACCCTGGCTGGTCCCCGGAGTGGTGGGAGACGGTAGGTGAGGCGGGCATAGGCGTCATGTACCCGACATTCCAGTCGAAGGAACTGGCTCTCACCACCCTAGGTGAGACATTCAAGGCTTCCTTCAACGAAGCCTATGGTCACGAGCCACCCATCTACGCGTACTTCCTGTATGACCAGGTGATGATGCTGGCCGAGGCCATGGAGACAGCGGGCACGGATGAACCCAAGGCCGTGGCAGCCGCCCTCAAGGACATAACCTTCGAGGGCACCACAGGCACGGTGACCTTCGAGAGCGTTGATGAGCCTGGCAGCCCCATATGGAACCAGTGGCTGGGGCACCAGATCTTCATCATCCAGTTCACAGCTGAGGGCCAGACTCAGGATGAGGCCTCCATAGCCTACAAGAGCAAGTAA
- a CDS encoding branched-chain amino acid ABC transporter permease, translated as MYTLDFILEVLARGLGIGMVYALMGLGLTLIFGVMRIINFAQGEFYMLGGYATYFLMVSFGVPFIAALPLSMVAVFLVGILVEGLLLSPTRTGNVGSAMEYSLIITFALSLFLQKLAIILFGPFYRKVPDYLPGNVGLGPLRVPGNTFVAMVVSGLLILAVTLYLSRTWRGRSWRAMAQCLNGASISGVPTARESSLVFGLSTALAAAAGAVLIPVTLVFPNVGTSPLIKGYQIIAIGGLGSVPGSLIGGLLLGVVETYGSIFISSAYRDLYGFGLLILFLLFRPRGLYGQA; from the coding sequence ATGTACACACTAGACTTCATCCTTGAAGTCTTGGCCAGGGGATTAGGGATTGGAATGGTCTATGCCCTGATGGGGCTGGGCCTGACGCTAATCTTCGGGGTCATGCGCATCATCAACTTCGCCCAGGGTGAGTTCTACATGCTGGGAGGCTACGCCACCTACTTCCTCATGGTGTCCTTCGGCGTGCCCTTTATAGCTGCGCTGCCCCTCTCCATGGTGGCGGTGTTCCTGGTGGGCATCCTGGTTGAGGGGCTCCTCCTTAGCCCCACCAGGACAGGGAACGTGGGGAGCGCCATGGAGTACAGCCTGATCATCACCTTTGCCTTGAGCCTCTTTCTGCAGAAACTCGCCATCATACTGTTCGGCCCGTTCTACCGCAAGGTCCCAGACTACCTGCCTGGAAACGTGGGCCTTGGGCCTCTACGCGTCCCGGGGAACACCTTTGTGGCTATGGTGGTCTCCGGCCTCCTGATCCTCGCAGTCACCCTCTACCTGAGCAGGACCTGGAGGGGCAGGAGCTGGAGGGCCATGGCCCAGTGCCTCAACGGGGCCTCCATATCGGGGGTGCCCACAGCTAGGGAGAGCAGCCTAGTATTCGGTCTTTCAACGGCGCTGGCCGCAGCGGCCGGCGCGGTGCTCATCCCTGTGACCCTGGTATTCCCCAACGTTGGAACATCCCCCTTGATCAAGGGTTACCAGATAATCGCCATTGGAGGGCTTGGCTCGGTACCGGGGAGCCTCATCGGAGGGCTCCTCCTGGGAGTGGTGGAGACCTACGGATCCATCTTCATTTCCTCCGCCTACAGGGACCTGTACGGTTTCGGCCTGCTCATCCTGTTCCTGTTATTCAGACCCCGCGGCCTGTACGGCCAGGCCTAG
- a CDS encoding branched-chain amino acid ABC transporter permease has protein sequence MKGKQLLVAASIAAIGLFPLLFPLPRWIYMFTLAFYYIIMASSWNVIMGFTGLFSFAHTALAAIGGYTSVLLALHLGLTPWLGLLAAGIFAALFSLFLGMLCLRLHGFYLCLVTWAFAEIAAGVLKVEYKWSGGTMGLTAPGLFPRGQQLLPNYYLGLVLAVLCVVFAWAIYRSRIGLYLRSLRDDPLASEALGVDTTFWKVFSFTVCGFWAGVGGAFFGNFIGVVDPSMGSLSNMGMVILMVIMGGIGTIHGPILGALFVVALSEVLRGELAAMSVFIFAILMILTMRFFRGGFAEAIDALQRRRAHGGTLPRPG, from the coding sequence ATGAAGGGGAAACAACTTCTCGTAGCCGCATCCATCGCGGCCATTGGCTTGTTCCCGCTGCTTTTTCCCCTCCCCAGGTGGATCTACATGTTCACGCTGGCCTTCTACTACATCATCATGGCCTCCAGCTGGAACGTGATAATGGGGTTCACGGGGCTGTTTTCCTTTGCCCACACCGCCCTTGCGGCCATAGGCGGCTACACCTCCGTGCTGCTAGCCCTGCACTTGGGACTCACCCCGTGGCTTGGACTCCTGGCGGCAGGCATCTTTGCAGCCCTCTTCAGCCTGTTCCTGGGCATGCTGTGCCTCAGGCTCCACGGCTTCTACCTCTGCCTGGTGACCTGGGCCTTCGCCGAGATAGCCGCGGGTGTGCTGAAGGTCGAGTACAAGTGGTCCGGGGGGACCATGGGGCTCACAGCCCCAGGGCTGTTCCCCCGTGGCCAGCAGCTCTTGCCCAACTACTACCTGGGCCTTGTCCTGGCGGTGCTCTGCGTTGTGTTCGCCTGGGCCATTTACCGGTCAAGGATAGGCCTTTACCTGAGGTCCCTACGGGACGACCCCCTGGCCAGTGAGGCCTTGGGCGTTGACACAACCTTCTGGAAGGTATTCTCTTTCACGGTGTGCGGGTTCTGGGCCGGCGTTGGCGGGGCTTTCTTCGGCAACTTCATCGGAGTGGTAGACCCATCCATGGGCTCCCTGTCCAACATGGGCATGGTGATCCTCATGGTAATCATGGGCGGCATAGGCACCATTCACGGGCCTATCCTGGGGGCGCTCTTCGTCGTGGCGCTCTCGGAGGTCCTCCGGGGCGAACTTGCGGCCATGAGCGTCTTTATCTTCGCCATCCTCATGATCCTTACCATGAGGTTCTTCAGGGGAGGTTTCGCCGAGGCCATAGATGCCCTGCAAAGACGCCGGGCGCACGGAGGTACCCTGCCCAGGCCCGGGTGA
- a CDS encoding 5-guanidino-2-oxopentanoate decarboxylase encodes MASAASAIVRQLERLGVEVVFGLPGVHTMEVYDALLESPIRHILARHEQGAGFMADGYSRASGKPGVCLLITGPGLTNAATALGTAWADSVPLLVITSQVPMGFRDQHKGYLHDLWNSHLFTSCLAKETRRVDTPSGLSQAVADLYHACQDGRPRPVHLEVPLDVLGAPIEEDAPREKPQEKWPSPSPERVFQAREMLQNARRPLVVVGGGAAGATSQVMALAETLECPVVSTTAGKGVLPEDHRLSLGARLQVPSMQRLLEEADTLLVVGSDLAPTDFWARVPAVKGSVVYVDIDAGNFSRNLFATVGLRGDAPRVLSELLRGLGQRHPDTFWTHRVSQALAESSRELPAIMGLPQGTGWARDCLSALREALPREGILCADMTTLAYIAVSEFPVYHPSRFLHPAGFGTLGYALPAALGAKIARPDLPVVALTGDGGFQFTMEELGTAVQERTGVPIIVVNNAGYGEIRRQQGRRHPGKTMAVDLVNPDFGLLASAYGMPYSSAVTPEQLGECLKEALCDSLPTLIELKAAVGV; translated from the coding sequence GTGGCTAGCGCAGCATCAGCCATAGTCAGGCAGCTTGAGAGGCTGGGTGTGGAAGTTGTCTTTGGCCTGCCCGGGGTTCACACCATGGAAGTCTATGACGCGCTCCTGGAGAGCCCCATCAGGCACATCCTGGCAAGGCATGAGCAGGGCGCCGGTTTCATGGCCGATGGGTATTCCAGGGCCAGCGGGAAGCCCGGAGTCTGTCTCCTCATCACAGGCCCGGGGCTCACCAATGCCGCCACAGCCCTGGGGACCGCCTGGGCGGATTCCGTGCCCTTGCTAGTCATCACCAGCCAGGTTCCCATGGGCTTCCGCGACCAGCACAAGGGCTACCTCCATGACCTTTGGAACTCCCACCTCTTCACCTCGTGCCTTGCCAAGGAGACCCGGAGAGTGGATACCCCGTCGGGCCTGTCCCAGGCGGTGGCCGACCTTTATCATGCCTGCCAGGATGGCAGGCCACGCCCGGTTCACCTGGAGGTTCCCCTGGATGTGCTGGGGGCGCCCATTGAAGAGGATGCCCCCAGGGAGAAGCCCCAGGAAAAGTGGCCTTCGCCCAGTCCCGAACGAGTCTTCCAGGCCCGCGAGATGCTCCAGAACGCCCGCCGCCCGCTGGTAGTGGTAGGGGGGGGAGCCGCCGGGGCAACCTCCCAGGTGATGGCCTTGGCGGAGACCCTGGAGTGCCCCGTGGTGAGTACCACCGCGGGCAAGGGGGTGCTCCCCGAGGACCACAGGCTTTCCCTGGGAGCGCGCCTGCAGGTGCCCAGCATGCAAAGGCTCCTGGAAGAGGCCGATACGCTGCTGGTGGTGGGCTCGGATCTGGCCCCCACCGACTTCTGGGCCCGGGTCCCGGCGGTGAAGGGTTCCGTGGTCTACGTGGACATCGACGCCGGCAACTTTTCGAGGAACCTCTTTGCCACTGTTGGGCTAAGGGGGGATGCCCCCCGGGTGCTCTCGGAACTCCTGAGGGGGCTTGGGCAGAGGCACCCGGACACCTTCTGGACCCACCGGGTATCCCAGGCGCTGGCCGAGTCCAGCCGTGAACTCCCAGCCATCATGGGACTGCCCCAGGGCACCGGCTGGGCCCGGGATTGCCTCAGCGCCCTCAGGGAAGCCCTCCCCAGGGAGGGCATTCTCTGCGCCGACATGACCACCCTTGCCTACATAGCCGTGAGCGAGTTTCCAGTCTACCATCCCTCGCGGTTCCTTCACCCGGCAGGGTTCGGGACCCTGGGGTACGCGCTCCCGGCTGCCCTGGGAGCCAAGATAGCCCGGCCAGACCTGCCTGTGGTGGCCCTCACAGGTGACGGCGGCTTCCAGTTCACCATGGAGGAGCTGGGCACCGCGGTCCAGGAGCGCACCGGGGTTCCCATCATCGTGGTGAACAACGCTGGCTACGGCGAGATAAGGAGGCAGCAAGGGAGGCGTCACCCCGGTAAGACCATGGCCGTGGACCTGGTCAATCCCGACTTTGGGCTGCTGGCGTCGGCCTACGGCATGCCCTACTCCAGCGCTGTCACCCCTGAGCAGCTGGGGGAGTGCCTCAAAGAGGCATTGTGCGATTCCCTGCCCACCCTGATCGAGCTGAAGGCAGCAGTGGGTGTCTAG
- a CDS encoding trimethylamine methyltransferase family protein, translating to MLSPASVLDEGQLEAISNTSLRILERVGVTVHEPEALSLLEKAGARVDWPRSRATIPHRLVSEALCQSSPVVSLYWRDGSRKLEVGGDNVYFGTIGFPTAVVDWSSGSYRLSPTSADLQEAVRVADMMENVDFIMPPASLSDCPAGRMDRHQWMISFLGSEKHIVNQTFGRQGAQAALAMARVLGGKAALSRPFLTFLVSVTSALTLRQDAAETILEGARAGVPLCIYSGPMAGATSPVTLAGTLAQGNAEALAGIVLAKVSNPGVPVIYGSWTRAMDMKYANVAFGSPEFALLRVASCQLAKHYGLPSAGGGILCDSKVPDAQFAYEKMMTALLPAMARMNMIVGMGLVGHENVLSLEGLVIDNEIAGYVRRALQGVSVDEERLAFDLIERLGPGGQFLAEDHTLRHFRQELWVPDLTNREGHVLWLQGGSRDIRDRARERIQECLSGWEAPRVPAGAVQEMARFL from the coding sequence ATGCTTTCACCAGCTTCTGTACTGGATGAAGGGCAACTTGAGGCCATAAGCAACACCTCCCTGAGAATCCTGGAAAGGGTGGGCGTGACCGTGCATGAACCCGAGGCACTGAGCCTTCTGGAGAAGGCCGGCGCCAGGGTGGATTGGCCCAGGTCCAGGGCTACCATTCCCCACAGGCTCGTCTCCGAGGCCCTTTGCCAATCCAGCCCCGTCGTGAGCCTCTACTGGCGGGACGGCTCCCGCAAACTGGAGGTGGGGGGTGACAACGTCTACTTCGGCACCATAGGATTCCCCACGGCGGTTGTAGACTGGTCAAGTGGCAGTTACCGCCTAAGCCCAACCTCCGCCGACCTCCAGGAAGCGGTGAGGGTAGCGGACATGATGGAGAACGTCGACTTCATCATGCCCCCGGCCTCCTTGTCTGACTGCCCCGCGGGCAGGATGGACCGCCACCAGTGGATGATATCCTTTCTGGGCAGCGAAAAGCACATCGTTAACCAGACCTTCGGCAGGCAAGGCGCCCAGGCAGCCCTGGCAATGGCCCGCGTGTTGGGTGGGAAGGCTGCCCTTTCAAGGCCCTTCCTCACATTCCTGGTATCCGTCACCAGCGCACTCACCCTCCGGCAGGACGCGGCGGAGACCATTCTTGAGGGGGCCAGGGCGGGGGTGCCCCTGTGCATCTACTCAGGACCCATGGCCGGGGCCACCTCCCCTGTCACCCTGGCGGGGACCCTGGCCCAGGGCAACGCTGAGGCCCTCGCCGGTATCGTGCTGGCGAAGGTGTCTAACCCTGGTGTTCCCGTGATATACGGGAGCTGGACCCGGGCCATGGACATGAAGTATGCCAACGTGGCCTTTGGCAGCCCGGAGTTCGCCCTGCTGCGAGTTGCCAGTTGCCAGCTGGCCAAGCACTACGGGCTTCCCTCGGCTGGCGGGGGGATTCTATGTGATTCAAAGGTACCTGACGCGCAGTTCGCCTACGAGAAGATGATGACGGCCCTTCTCCCTGCCATGGCCCGCATGAACATGATCGTGGGCATGGGACTGGTGGGGCATGAGAACGTGCTCAGCCTGGAGGGCCTGGTGATAGACAACGAGATCGCCGGGTATGTCCGGCGGGCTCTTCAAGGGGTGTCCGTGGACGAGGAGAGGCTTGCCTTCGACCTCATTGAGAGACTGGGCCCCGGGGGCCAGTTCCTCGCGGAGGACCACACCCTCCGCCACTTCCGCCAGGAGCTGTGGGTGCCGGACCTCACCAACCGCGAGGGCCATGTACTCTGGCTTCAGGGCGGTTCCAGGGACATCAGGGACAGGGCCAGGGAGAGGATCCAGGAGTGCCTCTCCGGGTGGGAGGCTCCCCGTGTGCCGGCCGGGGCGGTCCAGGAGATGGCCCGGTTTCTTTGA